Part of the Cryptosporangium arvum DSM 44712 genome, CGCTGCTCGACGTCGTCACCACGCCCGATGCGCTCGAGGTGCCCTCGCACCTCACCGTCGAGCAGGCCCGCGGGTTCGCCCTGGGGTTGGGCAAGGTGGTGCTCGGCGGCGGCGTCGGCAAGGTCGCCGAACTGGCCCGGCTCAACCTGCGCAACATTCCCCGTCCCTGAGCTCCCGGAGAGAGTCGTGTCCGCCGCACCGTTCCACTCGGTCATCGATGTGTTCTGCTTCGTTCCGGACCTCGAGGCCGCCACTGCCTGGTACACCGCCCGGCTGGGCGGGCCACCCGTTCTGAAGGCGCCCCAGCTGGCGCGGTTCGACCTGGGCGGCTCCCGGCTCACCGTGCACTCGATCGACGAATTCAACGACGCCGGCCCCGGCGGATGCGTCGCCTACTGGGACGTGGTGGACGTCGACGCGGTCACCGCCGACTGGGTCCGGCACGGCGCGGTGGCCCACCGCGGGCCGAAGACGATCATGACCGGCGAACGGCTCTGCCAGCTGCTCGACCCGTTCGGCAACCTCATCGGGATCCGGCAGGCCGCCGGTCCGCTGCCGTCCTGAGGCGCCCCGTGGTGCTCGCGTTCGACAGTGCCGACGTCGCCGCGGCCGACCGGGCTCGTACCGTGATCGCCGGGCTCGGTGGGGAAGGGATCCGGCTCCGGGTCACGCTGCTGTGCGCGGAAGCGTCGCTGCGGGCGCGCTGGTGGTGCCTTCCGCTGTCACCGGCCGCCGGCGTGTATCGCTACGAGGGCTCGGCGCTGCGGATGACCCGGCGAGCCGCGGACGTGGCCGCCCAGCCGACCGACCGTCTCACGTTCGCGGTCCCCGGCTCGCCGGGCTCCACACTGTGGCAGGACGGCCGCCTCCGGCCGCTGCACGCCGACGACCTGGTCCTCATCGACGACGCGACGCCGTTCGACTACCGCGGTGGCGAAGGCTCGCTCTGCGCGGTGCACGTGTCACGCGTCGCACTGGGCGTCTCGGCCGAGCAGACCCACGCCGCCGCGTCCCACC contains:
- a CDS encoding VOC family protein codes for the protein MSAAPFHSVIDVFCFVPDLEAATAWYTARLGGPPVLKAPQLARFDLGGSRLTVHSIDEFNDAGPGGCVAYWDVVDVDAVTADWVRHGAVAHRGPKTIMTGERLCQLLDPFGNLIGIRQAAGPLPS